From the genome of Ptychodera flava strain L36383 chromosome 22, AS_Pfla_20210202, whole genome shotgun sequence, one region includes:
- the LOC139123396 gene encoding uncharacterized protein, translating to MCLHSGSSTDFEAAGVGILSGYFDGCAVTKTSEIVRAMALSDTFMNFGGESRLFVPTGNPGNFDPDDISGKTIGFVNGWFSTPRCLVDYKVNGADTLTYNRMHFIDFSSDIPLNFEENKFDAVFMQLELGTEGADFENAGMYGGTPPGVEPIGDVIRCSDGVHLAVRKDSHVLNWFNAALRRMKESGKYAEVCRRSNIEHGAKGDIDCVL from the exons ATGTGTCTTCATTCTGGGTCGTCAACTGACTTCGAAGCTGCAGGAGTAG GCATATTGTCGGGATATTTCGATGGCTGTGCTGTTACGAAGACAAGCGAGATCGTTCGCGCCATGGCATTATCGGATACTTTCATGAACTTCGGTGGCGAGTCGCGACTCTTTGTCCCTACTGGAAACCCAGGAAATTTTGATCCTGATGATATCAGTGGCAAAACTATAG GTTTTGTAAACGGTTGGTTTAGTACGCCACGGTGTCTTGTCGACTATAAAGTCAATGGAGCTGATACACTAACATATAATCGGATGCATTTCATAGACTTTTCTTCAGACATTCCTCTTAACTTCGAAGAAAACAAG tttgatgcagtatttatgCAGTTGGAACTAGGTACAGAAGGGGCTGATTTCGAAAATGCCGGCATGTATGGCGGTACACCACCTGGAGTCGAACCAATCGGGGATGTCATCCGTTGTTCTGATGGTGTACATTTGGCGGTGCGCAAGGATAGCCATGTGTTGAATTGGTTCAATGCTGCCCTGAGAAGAATGAAGGAAAGTGGTAAATACGCTGAAGTGTGCAGGAGGTCAAATATAGAACACG GTGCAAAAGGAGATATCGATTGCGTCCTTTGA